The proteins below come from a single Chitinophaga pinensis DSM 2588 genomic window:
- a CDS encoding sulfurtransferase, translated as MSYTNFVKPAEAHALLNKPDVVFIDCSFALNDKEWGRKEYEKAHIPGALYADLDKDLSGPIIAGKTGRHPLPEKQALEATIASWGITSDTQVIAYDAGAGFMAAARLWWLLRWAGHEQAAVLDGGKKVWAENGYTLDAGVVTPVAKAFTARYDDTLLADAAAVLKATAEHGSCVIDSRTADRYAGQNETIDPVAGHIPEAISRPFNANITPEGLVAGQDVVRGYFAADFAKDDVIFYCGSGVTAAFNVLLANYAGYAMPKLYAGSWSEWITDDSRPVAVGA; from the coding sequence ATGAGCTATACTAACTTTGTAAAACCTGCAGAGGCGCATGCGCTCCTGAATAAGCCTGATGTAGTTTTCATTGATTGCAGCTTTGCATTGAATGATAAAGAATGGGGTCGTAAAGAATATGAAAAAGCACATATACCTGGTGCACTGTATGCTGACCTGGACAAAGATCTTTCCGGACCAATCATCGCTGGTAAGACCGGCCGGCATCCTTTACCGGAAAAGCAAGCACTGGAAGCTACCATAGCCTCATGGGGTATCACGTCTGATACACAGGTCATTGCATATGATGCAGGCGCTGGCTTTATGGCGGCTGCAAGATTGTGGTGGCTGCTGAGATGGGCGGGTCACGAACAGGCAGCTGTGCTGGACGGCGGTAAAAAAGTATGGGCCGAAAACGGATATACTTTGGATGCAGGGGTGGTAACACCTGTGGCCAAAGCATTTACTGCCCGCTATGACGATACCTTACTGGCAGATGCAGCCGCTGTGCTGAAAGCGACAGCGGAACATGGCAGTTGTGTGATTGATTCAAGAACAGCTGACAGATATGCCGGTCAGAATGAGACCATTGACCCGGTTGCCGGACATATCCCTGAAGCGATTTCCAGACCGTTTAACGCCAATATTACACCTGAAGGACTGGTAGCAGGACAGGATGTGGTAAGGGGCTATTTTGCGGCTGATTTTGCGAAAGATGATGTGATTTTCTACTGTGGATCAGGCGTAACTGCAGCATTCAATGTATTATTGGCGAATTATGCCGGTTATGCGATGCCGAAGTTATACGCAGGCTCCTGGAGTGAGTGGATCACAGATGATAGCAGACCAGTGGCAGTCGGAGCATAA
- a CDS encoding SWIM zinc finger family protein, whose protein sequence is MLLTEEQVLSLAPDEASRKAGKALAGAAKWVSKGANEHALWGECQGSGSKPYQTQIDLAGTAFKCSCPSRKFPCKHGIGLMLLYARESATFTDNTPPSWVSEWLEKRAGKEIKKQEKEEKPVDEAARDKRQLARQQKVEDGIHELLLWMKDIIRNGLLQLPEKGASYWETMARRMVDAQAPGLAAMVRGLSEINFYSEGWQHTFMEQLLRIYLVIQGFRQGETLPTLLQQELRTLVGFTQSQEALRQEKGTKDTWLILNKQVTEEDNLTTEKYWLYGLHSYQPALVLQFYARGMSRPQLLLTAGMSIEAELVFYPSEIPLRALIKEPVTNNNLQDTYGLPGWQELTAAETLLVEKMPVRSERPYIVQQLTPVQHNMKWWLKDSNDQIMPVIDGFRNIWKLLSLSGGQPLDMALLGKEQEYEPLGVWHDGVYKLL, encoded by the coding sequence TTGCTCCTAACAGAAGAACAGGTGCTTTCCTTAGCACCGGACGAAGCTTCCAGGAAAGCCGGAAAGGCCCTGGCTGGTGCAGCAAAATGGGTGAGTAAAGGGGCGAATGAACATGCCTTGTGGGGAGAATGCCAGGGGAGTGGCAGCAAACCGTATCAAACCCAGATAGACCTCGCCGGAACCGCTTTCAAATGTAGTTGTCCGAGCCGCAAATTTCCGTGCAAACATGGTATTGGCCTCATGTTGCTGTATGCCCGTGAGTCCGCTACCTTCACTGACAACACGCCTCCTTCCTGGGTCAGTGAATGGCTGGAAAAAAGAGCCGGCAAAGAAATCAAGAAACAGGAAAAAGAAGAAAAACCGGTAGACGAAGCTGCCCGCGATAAACGGCAACTGGCCCGTCAGCAGAAAGTGGAAGATGGTATCCACGAACTGCTGCTCTGGATGAAAGATATCATCCGTAACGGCCTGCTGCAATTACCGGAAAAAGGCGCCTCCTACTGGGAAACCATGGCCCGCCGTATGGTGGATGCACAGGCGCCCGGATTGGCGGCGATGGTACGTGGCCTCTCAGAGATCAATTTCTATAGTGAAGGCTGGCAACATACCTTCATGGAACAATTGCTCCGTATTTATCTCGTTATCCAGGGTTTCAGACAGGGAGAAACACTTCCTACCCTGTTACAACAGGAGCTTCGCACCCTTGTCGGATTCACGCAAAGTCAGGAAGCTTTGCGACAAGAGAAGGGCACAAAAGATACCTGGCTGATTCTCAACAAACAAGTCACCGAAGAAGATAATCTTACCACCGAGAAATACTGGCTTTATGGCCTTCATTCCTATCAGCCGGCACTGGTACTCCAGTTCTATGCAAGAGGTATGTCCAGACCACAACTGCTGTTAACGGCAGGTATGTCTATCGAAGCAGAACTGGTGTTCTATCCTTCCGAGATTCCGTTGAGGGCGCTGATCAAAGAACCTGTTACCAACAACAATCTCCAGGATACCTATGGTCTTCCCGGCTGGCAGGAACTAACAGCCGCAGAAACTTTACTGGTAGAGAAGATGCCTGTCCGCAGCGAACGCCCTTATATTGTACAACAGCTAACGCCTGTTCAGCACAATATGAAATGGTGGCTGAAAGACAGCAACGATCAGATCATGCCTGTGATAGACGGTTTCCGTAATATCTGGAAACTGCTCTCCCTCAGTGGTGGTCAACCATTGGATATGGCATTGCTGGGTAAGGAACAGGAATATGAACCCCTGGGCGTCTGGCACGACGGCGTCTATAAATTGTTATAA
- a CDS encoding ATP-binding protein yields MSNVLRQHAEQLFLEELEELKKQDNEKRPYNWILSPQSVVTYLMGGTLKNGFEIQPKYIGNRRLIEIAVATLTTDRALLLYGLPGTAKSWVSEHLAAAISGDSTMIVQGTAGTGEEAIRYGWNYARLLAEGPSEKALVETPVMRGMQTGKIVRIEELTRISADVQDTLITILSEKTLPVPELNTAVMAQKGFNIIATANNRDKGVNDLSSALKRRFNTVILPVPDSMEEEIDIVRRRVESYEKVMDLPAEKPALEEIRRIVTIFRELRNGVTVDGKTKIKAPSGTLSTAEAISVVNNGLAMAAYFGDGQLKAADLAAGIIGAVLKDPVQDKLVWQEYLETVVKTREDWKDIYRACRDL; encoded by the coding sequence ATGTCCAACGTATTACGTCAACATGCAGAACAATTGTTCCTTGAAGAACTGGAAGAGCTGAAAAAACAGGACAATGAAAAACGTCCTTACAACTGGATACTGTCGCCGCAGTCTGTTGTGACTTACCTGATGGGCGGTACCCTGAAAAACGGATTTGAAATACAGCCTAAATATATCGGTAACCGCAGACTGATAGAGATTGCGGTAGCTACATTGACTACAGACAGAGCGCTGTTATTATACGGTCTGCCAGGTACTGCAAAAAGCTGGGTAAGCGAACACCTGGCGGCTGCTATCAGCGGAGATTCTACTATGATCGTACAGGGTACCGCAGGTACCGGTGAAGAAGCCATCCGTTATGGCTGGAACTACGCCCGCTTACTGGCAGAAGGACCTTCTGAAAAAGCATTGGTGGAAACACCGGTGATGCGTGGTATGCAGACTGGTAAGATTGTCAGAATTGAAGAGCTGACCCGTATCAGTGCGGATGTACAGGATACGCTGATCACTATTTTATCCGAAAAGACATTGCCGGTACCAGAACTGAATACCGCTGTAATGGCACAGAAAGGGTTTAATATCATCGCGACAGCCAATAACAGGGATAAGGGTGTAAACGATCTTTCCAGTGCCCTGAAACGCCGTTTTAATACGGTTATTCTACCTGTACCTGACTCCATGGAAGAAGAAATAGATATCGTACGTCGTCGTGTGGAAAGCTATGAGAAAGTGATGGACCTGCCGGCAGAGAAACCTGCACTGGAAGAGATCCGTCGTATTGTGACCATTTTCCGTGAACTGAGAAATGGTGTGACCGTGGATGGCAAAACAAAGATCAAAGCGCCTTCCGGTACATTGAGTACAGCAGAGGCAATTTCTGTAGTGAATAATGGTCTGGCTATGGCTGCTTACTTCGGCGATGGTCAGCTGAAAGCAGCTGATCTGGCTGCGGGCATTATCGGTGCTGTACTGAAAGATCCTGTACAGGATAAACTGGTATGGCAGGAATACCTGGAGACTGTCGTAAAAACAAGAGAAGACTGGAAAGATATTTACCGCGCCTGCCGCGACCTATAA
- a CDS encoding methyltransferase family protein produces the protein MYETLHQIIAAIWILSEVLLNRLVRSSQSDKTRADKQSLRFIWITIMIALPLAHILSRQFHVLPISSSPVIVQAGLIMIVVGMIYRFIAIYTLGRFFTVDVAIRSDHRIVRKGMYRFMRHPSYLGSLLSFLGNGFALNSWVGLVIGFVPVLLTFLYRMKVEEELLVNNFGQEYIDYKKDTWKLIPFVY, from the coding sequence ATGTATGAAACCCTTCATCAGATTATCGCTGCTATCTGGATATTGTCGGAAGTGCTGCTGAACCGGCTTGTCAGGTCGTCTCAGTCAGATAAGACACGGGCAGATAAACAATCGCTGCGTTTTATATGGATCACGATCATGATCGCATTACCCCTGGCGCATATATTGTCGCGACAATTTCATGTCCTGCCGATCAGCAGTTCTCCCGTGATTGTACAGGCGGGCCTGATAATGATCGTAGTGGGTATGATCTACCGGTTTATTGCCATCTATACATTGGGACGGTTCTTTACGGTGGACGTAGCAATCCGTAGTGATCACAGAATAGTCAGAAAGGGAATGTACAGATTCATGCGTCATCCTTCTTACCTGGGATCGCTGTTGTCTTTCCTTGGGAATGGCTTTGCGCTGAATAGCTGGGTTGGGCTGGTAATCGGTTTTGTACCGGTACTGCTTACTTTTCTGTACAGGATGAAGGTGGAAGAAGAGTTGCTGGTCAACAATTTCGGACAGGAATATATAGACTATAAAAAGGATACCTGGAAATTAATACCGTTCGTGTACTGA
- the rpiA gene encoding ribose-5-phosphate isomerase RpiA — translation MDTITKAKKAAGEKAASLVQPGMLVGLGTGSTAYWAIEKIGQMVKEGLNIRAVATSVASEQQAIALGIPITSFSEIQQLDIDIDGADEISEDLQIIKGGGGALLREKIVAHASRRKVIVADERKYVKTLGKFPLPVEIIPFGWELVFKSIQALQGAPTLRTREDKPYITDNGNYILDCMFGAIEHPEQLHHQLKAMTGVVETGLFINLKPTVIIAYENGEVKTL, via the coding sequence ATGGACACGATCACAAAAGCAAAGAAAGCAGCCGGAGAGAAGGCTGCATCGTTGGTACAGCCCGGTATGTTAGTAGGATTGGGAACCGGGTCAACTGCTTACTGGGCGATAGAAAAGATTGGTCAGATGGTAAAGGAAGGATTGAATATCCGTGCGGTAGCTACCTCCGTTGCCTCAGAACAACAGGCAATCGCCTTGGGTATACCCATTACCTCTTTCAGCGAAATTCAGCAGCTGGACATTGATATTGATGGTGCAGACGAGATCAGTGAAGATTTACAGATCATCAAAGGTGGCGGTGGCGCCCTGTTGCGCGAAAAGATCGTCGCACACGCCAGCAGAAGGAAAGTGATAGTGGCCGATGAAAGAAAATATGTAAAGACACTGGGTAAATTCCCGCTGCCGGTAGAAATTATTCCGTTTGGCTGGGAACTGGTGTTCAAAAGCATACAAGCCCTGCAAGGCGCTCCTACTTTAAGGACCAGAGAAGATAAACCTTATATTACAGACAACGGTAACTATATCCTCGATTGTATGTTCGGCGCTATAGAACACCCGGAACAACTGCATCATCAGCTGAAAGCGATGACAGGTGTTGTGGAAACCGGTCTGTTTATCAACCTGAAACCAACCGTGATTATTGCATATGAAAACGGTGAAGTAAAAACCCTCTAA
- a CDS encoding SPFH domain-containing protein has product MGLFDKLRNEFIDIIDWVDTSNEIIVWKFPRYQNEIKMNAKLTVRESQLAVFLNEGVVADIFKPGMYTLSTQNMPILTTLKGWVYGFNSPFKADVYFVSTRQFINQKWGTRNPVMLRDAEFGPVRLRAFGSFAFRVQDAGLFIKEIAATNPEFTVEGVNEQLRNLAITRGMDAIAQAKIPVLDLAANYDEVSALITNKIQPEFNAMGLELTKFLIENISLPPEVEAALDKRTSMGIVGNLGAYAQFQAANAMEQAAQNPNGGLAGAGMGAGLGMAMGSQMGNVFQPNTVQGSNEAPPPLPAAVQYYAAINGQQAGPYTMDQLTQLVAAGTINQQSHMWKKGMANWAVANTMPELAGLFNNTPPPLPIP; this is encoded by the coding sequence ATGGGACTATTTGACAAACTCCGCAACGAATTTATCGACATCATCGATTGGGTCGATACCTCTAATGAAATCATAGTATGGAAGTTTCCCCGCTATCAGAATGAAATAAAGATGAATGCAAAGCTGACTGTGCGTGAATCACAGCTGGCAGTATTTCTGAATGAAGGCGTTGTCGCCGACATTTTCAAACCCGGCATGTACACCCTCTCGACGCAGAACATGCCTATTCTCACCACGCTGAAAGGCTGGGTATATGGATTTAACAGTCCATTCAAGGCAGACGTTTACTTCGTAAGCACCCGTCAGTTCATCAATCAGAAATGGGGAACCCGCAATCCTGTTATGCTGCGTGATGCAGAGTTTGGTCCGGTACGTCTTCGTGCGTTCGGCAGCTTCGCATTCCGTGTACAGGATGCAGGACTGTTCATCAAAGAGATCGCCGCTACGAATCCTGAATTCACAGTAGAAGGTGTGAATGAGCAGCTGCGTAATCTTGCCATTACCCGTGGTATGGATGCCATTGCACAGGCGAAGATTCCTGTACTGGATCTGGCAGCCAATTATGATGAGGTATCCGCACTGATTACCAATAAAATACAACCTGAATTCAATGCAATGGGTCTGGAACTGACAAAGTTCCTGATCGAAAATATCTCCCTTCCTCCTGAAGTGGAAGCCGCTCTGGACAAACGTACCAGCATGGGCATCGTTGGTAACCTGGGTGCTTATGCACAATTCCAGGCAGCCAATGCCATGGAGCAGGCAGCACAGAACCCTAATGGTGGTCTGGCTGGCGCTGGTATGGGAGCAGGTTTAGGTATGGCAATGGGTAGTCAGATGGGCAATGTGTTCCAGCCGAATACCGTACAGGGCAGCAATGAAGCGCCACCGCCATTACCTGCGGCGGTGCAATACTATGCCGCGATCAACGGTCAGCAGGCAGGCCCATACACGATGGACCAGCTGACACAACTGGTTGCTGCCGGTACTATCAACCAGCAGAGTCATATGTGGAAAAAAGGCATGGCCAACTGGGCTGTGGCCAACACCATGCCTGAACTGGCCGGTTTATTTAACAATACACCTCCTCCTTTACCTATTCCATAA
- a CDS encoding MFS transporter, whose protein sequence is MNTYQKSDTAHRIKAIFTGSIGNLVEWYDWYAYAAFALYFAPVFFPKSNPTAQLLDTAAIFAVGFLMRPIGGWLFGSIADRKGRKVSMTLSVLLMSLGSMMIALAPTYATAGILSPVILLTARLLQGLSVGGEYGTSATYLSEISTPDKRGFYSSFQYVTLIGGQLIALGIQLLLQKVFLSPEQLHEWGWRIPFVIGAVLSLFALVIRQHMQETVSAEKQDKKRGSVMILLKEHPRAVLTVVGLTMGGTLAFYTYTTYMQKFLVNTVHLTKERSTLLTFFLMLIYACLQPLFGMLSDKIGRKPLLLGFGILGSLLTVPILTAISHATSEWAAFFLILSALIIVSGYTSINAVVKAEMFPAEIRALGVGLPYALTVALFGGTAEYIALYFKNVGHESLYYWYITGCIFISLIVYAVVRDTKHTSFMDKEQR, encoded by the coding sequence ATGAATACATATCAAAAAAGCGATACCGCTCACCGCATCAAAGCGATCTTTACAGGCTCCATCGGTAATCTCGTTGAATGGTACGACTGGTATGCCTATGCCGCATTCGCCCTGTACTTTGCTCCTGTCTTTTTCCCCAAGAGCAACCCTACCGCCCAGTTACTCGATACTGCCGCAATTTTTGCCGTAGGCTTTCTGATGCGCCCTATCGGTGGATGGCTCTTTGGCAGTATTGCCGACCGGAAAGGCAGGAAAGTCTCCATGACACTTTCCGTACTGCTCATGTCACTCGGTAGTATGATGATCGCCCTGGCCCCTACCTACGCCACAGCCGGCATCTTATCTCCGGTCATCCTCCTGACGGCCAGGTTATTGCAAGGCTTGAGTGTAGGCGGAGAATACGGTACTTCTGCTACCTATTTAAGCGAAATATCCACACCCGATAAAAGAGGCTTTTATTCCAGCTTTCAATATGTGACGCTTATCGGCGGACAACTCATTGCGCTTGGCATTCAGCTGCTGCTACAAAAAGTGTTTCTGAGTCCGGAGCAACTGCATGAATGGGGCTGGCGTATTCCTTTTGTAATTGGCGCCGTTCTCTCCCTCTTTGCCCTTGTCATCCGTCAGCATATGCAGGAGACTGTCAGCGCTGAAAAACAGGATAAAAAACGAGGCTCGGTAATGATTCTCCTGAAAGAGCATCCCAGGGCAGTACTGACGGTAGTCGGACTCACCATGGGTGGTACACTGGCCTTTTACACCTACACCACCTATATGCAGAAATTCCTGGTAAATACCGTACATCTTACCAAGGAAAGATCTACCCTGCTTACCTTTTTCCTCATGCTGATATATGCCTGTCTGCAACCGCTCTTTGGTATGCTGAGTGACAAAATCGGCCGTAAACCTTTATTACTTGGCTTTGGTATACTGGGTTCCCTATTAACAGTACCCATCCTTACCGCTATCAGTCATGCGACCTCCGAATGGGCGGCCTTCTTCCTCATTCTTTCCGCGCTGATCATTGTAAGTGGCTATACTTCTATCAATGCGGTAGTAAAAGCGGAAATGTTCCCTGCCGAGATCCGGGCATTGGGAGTAGGTCTTCCTTATGCGCTGACTGTCGCCTTGTTTGGTGGTACGGCTGAGTACATTGCTTTATATTTCAAAAACGTAGGACATGAATCCCTGTACTACTGGTATATTACCGGTTGTATCTTTATTTCCCTGATCGTTTATGCTGTTGTGAGAGACACGAAGCACACTTCGTTTATGGACAAAGAACAACGATAA
- a CDS encoding zinc finger domain-containing protein, with protein MDPYSQAEQSAALNSSLQCNSCGATLHFAPGTHQLKCTYCGATNEIVQENTGPVVSVDYDSFIHSTNSLSAQRTAKVVSCKNCGASTTLLAEINSENCTFCASPLVISDAESKQIVRPHYILPFAITQQKAAANFQTWMKKLWFAPSDLPQLVSGHASQLKGMYLPHWTYDADARTEYDGRRGDYYYETEYYTETVNGREERRSRQVRHTRWHSVSGTVFNEFNDIFVIASTSLPRKVAERLEPWHMQALVHYNEQYVSGFRSELYQVTPEDGLEQAKLIMRGIIEQTIRRDIGGDEQRIEEYYDTYRNIALKYLLLPVWISAYKYNNKLYHFTVNASTGEVVGERPYSGTKIALLVMAIIAVVIFIIYLSKQ; from the coding sequence ATGGATCCATATTCCCAGGCGGAGCAATCCGCCGCTTTGAATTCGTCGTTACAGTGTAACAGCTGTGGAGCTACCCTGCATTTCGCGCCAGGTACCCATCAGCTGAAATGTACTTATTGCGGCGCTACTAACGAGATCGTACAGGAAAATACCGGTCCTGTCGTATCGGTAGATTATGATTCATTTATTCATAGTACAAACAGTCTGAGTGCGCAACGCACGGCAAAAGTAGTGTCCTGCAAAAACTGTGGCGCCTCTACTACCCTGCTGGCGGAAATCAACTCAGAGAACTGTACCTTCTGTGCCAGTCCGCTGGTCATCAGCGATGCTGAAAGCAAACAGATCGTCCGGCCACATTATATCCTCCCTTTTGCCATTACACAGCAAAAGGCCGCTGCCAACTTCCAGACCTGGATGAAAAAGCTCTGGTTTGCACCTTCTGATCTGCCTCAGCTGGTTTCAGGACATGCCAGTCAGCTGAAAGGGATGTACCTCCCTCACTGGACTTATGATGCGGATGCAAGGACGGAGTATGACGGCCGTCGAGGTGATTATTACTACGAAACGGAGTATTACACGGAGACTGTTAACGGCAGAGAAGAAAGACGTTCCAGACAGGTACGCCATACAAGATGGCATAGTGTCAGCGGTACTGTGTTTAATGAGTTCAACGATATTTTTGTGATTGCCAGCACCTCGCTCCCCCGTAAAGTGGCGGAACGTTTAGAGCCCTGGCACATGCAGGCGCTCGTTCACTATAATGAGCAGTATGTCAGCGGTTTCCGTTCCGAGCTTTACCAGGTCACGCCTGAAGACGGACTGGAGCAGGCGAAACTGATCATGCGTGGCATTATTGAGCAGACTATTCGTCGTGATATCGGCGGAGATGAACAGCGCATTGAAGAGTATTATGATACCTATCGTAATATCGCTTTAAAGTACCTGCTCCTGCCGGTATGGATCAGTGCATATAAGTACAATAACAAGCTCTATCATTTTACGGTGAATGCATCTACCGGTGAGGTTGTAGGTGAAAGGCCATACAGCGGTACCAAGATTGCACTGTTGGTAATGGCGATCATTGCTGTTGTGATATTCATTATCTATCTGAGCAAACAATAA
- a CDS encoding carotenoid biosynthesis protein — translation MFPYANMPYGIPPAICYPLSESCMVILFILTLLYAWKRGTGHVAYMLGGFGFGLLLEYVNVVSNAGYKYGQFWLMLGHAPDNIPVCIGMGWGIIIYTSRLISDSRGLPLIAAAAFDALLALSIDLSMDVVAYRLHMWHWDWANRPEFPDPLTAQWFGVPYGNFFGWLCVVFFYSSFARTLEKVRFRNNIVRKIWQALTPLLSILISQVALWITLFPMATWLNDQFHIRSKEKLIFLLALLPVLTIWGFRKRTTLHAPALPYLTWLVPAWFHLYFFAWLFIGGFAAENARMTFFCVLNLLTGITIHWWIHLLPVRKAAIGS, via the coding sequence ATGTTCCCTTACGCCAATATGCCTTATGGCATTCCTCCTGCAATCTGTTACCCCCTGTCAGAATCCTGTATGGTAATACTGTTCATTCTGACCCTTTTATATGCCTGGAAACGAGGGACAGGACATGTGGCCTATATGCTGGGCGGCTTTGGTTTCGGTTTGTTACTGGAATATGTAAACGTCGTATCCAATGCCGGTTATAAATACGGGCAGTTCTGGCTCATGCTGGGACATGCGCCTGATAATATCCCTGTTTGTATCGGTATGGGATGGGGTATTATCATTTATACCTCCAGACTTATCTCCGACAGCCGGGGACTTCCCTTAATAGCGGCAGCCGCATTTGACGCCTTGCTGGCGCTCAGTATAGACCTCAGTATGGATGTTGTTGCCTACCGGCTGCATATGTGGCACTGGGATTGGGCTAACAGACCGGAATTCCCGGATCCGCTGACCGCCCAATGGTTTGGTGTGCCTTATGGCAATTTCTTCGGATGGCTGTGTGTGGTGTTTTTCTATTCCAGTTTTGCACGTACACTTGAAAAGGTCCGTTTCCGCAATAATATAGTCCGGAAGATCTGGCAGGCACTTACGCCGTTATTATCGATCCTTATTTCACAGGTCGCACTCTGGATCACACTGTTTCCAATGGCGACCTGGCTGAACGACCAGTTTCACATCAGAAGTAAAGAAAAGCTGATCTTCCTCCTGGCCTTATTACCTGTATTGACCATATGGGGATTCAGAAAGCGAACAACATTACATGCTCCGGCATTACCCTATTTGACCTGGCTGGTACCTGCCTGGTTTCATCTTTACTTTTTTGCCTGGTTGTTTATTGGTGGCTTTGCGGCAGAGAATGCCCGGATGACCTTTTTCTGTGTACTCAATCTATTGACTGGCATCACAATACATTGGTGGATACATTTACTTCCCGTTCGTAAAGCTGCAATAGGATCGTAA
- a CDS encoding DUF5691 domain-containing protein produces MWNNIINTALLGTGKKQLSPAELPTDLATVAATIMEDRSLDAETQFLHIAAVVLNYRQSGVSAEQNSGVPLSAAPPEEKPYCNKAAIYALQDALDMDLLPLVNYWLEACYDKGRIVVPEYIPVLLETAVSQKRIRHLTMAVCGKRGQWLSNMNADWQFPFALSNEDRWQTGSAEDRRQVLQEMRQSYPGTGREWLMQTWTQENTSARTEFLKIMRTNIGEDDLRWLESLQEKNQKVKDEIWALLKQIPASFIVQTYWQILQQAVSRGAKQSLQISLQLPLDKIIIDSGIATLSNEKHLSEEAYILFQLVGSVPPSWWESHFSADKEEVITLFQNDDLGKRFIPALILAAGRFKDAAWLRLLLATSTTFYPDVIPLLPAAEQEEYALRLFPAYPQDVINYLSNRTEEWGLNLTGEVLKWMARNPYQYTRNFFDKHVLQLPPAITDELDKLTPEEPAYHGTWRNTSDHIRKLISCKVQIANAFK; encoded by the coding sequence ATGTGGAATAATATCATTAATACAGCCCTCCTGGGTACAGGCAAAAAACAGTTGTCTCCTGCGGAACTCCCGACAGACCTAGCGACTGTTGCCGCTACTATCATGGAGGACCGATCACTCGATGCGGAAACACAGTTTCTGCACATCGCAGCGGTCGTACTGAATTATCGTCAGAGTGGCGTCAGTGCGGAACAGAACAGCGGCGTTCCTTTGTCCGCAGCACCGCCTGAAGAGAAACCCTATTGCAACAAAGCGGCTATCTACGCATTACAGGATGCGCTTGATATGGATCTCCTGCCACTGGTCAATTACTGGCTGGAAGCATGTTATGATAAAGGCCGGATCGTAGTACCGGAATATATACCGGTATTACTGGAAACCGCTGTTTCTCAGAAACGCATTCGTCACCTGACAATGGCAGTATGTGGAAAACGTGGTCAGTGGTTAAGTAATATGAATGCGGACTGGCAATTTCCTTTTGCGCTCAGCAACGAAGATCGCTGGCAAACAGGCAGTGCAGAAGACCGCAGACAAGTATTACAGGAAATGCGTCAATCCTATCCGGGTACAGGACGGGAATGGCTGATGCAGACATGGACACAGGAAAATACTTCTGCCAGAACAGAATTCCTGAAGATCATGCGTACCAACATCGGCGAGGATGATTTGCGCTGGTTAGAATCTTTACAGGAGAAAAACCAGAAAGTAAAGGATGAAATATGGGCATTGCTGAAACAGATCCCTGCTTCATTTATCGTGCAGACCTACTGGCAGATATTGCAACAGGCCGTTTCACGTGGTGCTAAGCAATCACTGCAAATCTCACTGCAATTACCCCTGGATAAGATCATTATTGATTCTGGTATCGCAACATTGAGTAATGAAAAACATCTCAGTGAAGAAGCCTATATCCTTTTTCAGCTGGTAGGAAGTGTTCCTCCCTCCTGGTGGGAATCACACTTCAGTGCGGATAAGGAAGAAGTCATTACGCTCTTTCAGAATGATGATCTCGGTAAACGGTTTATTCCTGCATTGATACTTGCTGCGGGTCGTTTTAAAGATGCTGCCTGGCTCCGTTTATTATTAGCCACCAGTACCACTTTTTATCCCGACGTCATTCCTTTATTACCTGCTGCCGAACAGGAGGAATATGCCTTGCGCCTGTTTCCTGCCTATCCGCAGGATGTGATTAATTATCTCAGTAACCGCACGGAAGAATGGGGACTTAACCTTACCGGCGAAGTACTCAAATGGATGGCGCGTAACCCTTATCAGTACACCCGCAATTTCTTTGATAAGCACGTGTTACAACTCCCTCCGGCTATTACAGATGAACTGGATAAACTGACACCGGAGGAACCCGCTTATCACGGTACATGGCGCAATACCAGCGATCATATACGCAAACTGATCTCCTGCAAAGTACAGATCGCCAACGCATTCAAATAA